The following proteins come from a genomic window of Paenibacillus sp. CAA11:
- a CDS encoding YdeI/OmpD-associated family protein — translation MDKDLIRKLRLPLYTGRKVLVLNAPEGYLELLGVTEDEVGQFQSDCEFVLFFAANAQDVSRLAPMAAKAVKPDGLLWAAYPKGGAKAGTDLNRDKGWEPMNAAGREGIALIAVDAVWSAMRFRPIGEGGPMRRASVNPETRKPAIPLEVPDDLSAALKSSPEAAAWFAQLAPSHKRAYLEWIEQAKRAETRQKRIVGTVEKLSLGLKRPTDKI, via the coding sequence ATGGATAAGGATCTGATACGCAAGCTTAGACTACCTCTCTATACTGGGCGGAAGGTCTTAGTGTTGAACGCCCCCGAGGGTTATCTGGAGCTGCTTGGTGTTACGGAAGACGAGGTAGGCCAGTTCCAATCGGATTGTGAATTTGTCTTGTTCTTCGCAGCAAATGCACAGGATGTCAGCAGGCTTGCCCCAATGGCAGCTAAGGCTGTTAAACCGGATGGGCTGCTCTGGGCTGCCTATCCTAAGGGAGGCGCTAAGGCGGGTACGGATCTGAACCGGGACAAAGGCTGGGAGCCAATGAACGCCGCGGGCCGGGAAGGCATCGCACTGATTGCCGTTGATGCGGTGTGGTCTGCCATGCGTTTTCGGCCGATTGGTGAAGGTGGCCCTATGCGCCGGGCCAGCGTGAACCCTGAGACCAGAAAGCCTGCCATACCGCTGGAGGTGCCGGACGATCTGTCAGCTGCCTTGAAGAGCTCCCCAGAAGCAGCAGCTTGGTTTGCTCAATTAGCCCCTTCTCACAAGAGAGCTTATCTGGAGTGGATTGAACAGGCCAAGAGGGCTGAGACAAGACAGAAGCGGATTGTTGGAACGGTTGAGAAGCTGTCGCTAGGCTTGAAGAGACCAACAGACAAAATATAA